The Desulfococcus multivorans DNA window TAACACGACAATCCGGCCTGAACATGAAATACAGGGTGATCCGCGCCCTGATGACGGCCCGGTTCGACTTTCAGAAGTTAGAAATTTCACAGGAAATAGAGACGAACCCAATTTTTCTCATTTGAGTTAGTCGTATTGTAAACGCGCTTGTTTTAGGTCTAAGGCAAAAATTTCCCCTGCTCTCATTCCAGTTTTTAGGGATAACAAAGAAATTTCATATAAAGATTGTGATCGTTTTTTTATAGCAGAAAGTAAAAACCTCACCTCTTCTTGAGTTAAAAATCTATCACGTTTATTATCAAACTTAATCTTTATATTAGTGAACTTTGTAGGTGACTTGTAATCAAACCCTTCAGTTCGATTCATAAAATTGAATACCTGACGGATAACAGCAAAAGCATATTTAATGGACCTTGGCTTTCTTCCTGCTTTTTCCATTTCGCTTTTGATTTTTTGAAGGTTTAATTCACCAATGTTTTTCATTGGGAGATCCCCAATAATAGGAGACAACCAAAGATTAAATAGAGATTGTTCCCTCTTCCGAGATCGTTCAGTTACATTTGATTTTTGAATTGGAAAATATTTTTTCCATGCTCTGTTAAATGTAATATTTTCTTTGTTTCTTTTAATTGTCTCTATAGCTTTGGTTATTTTTTGCTCTTTCTGTAGTCTGCTTTTTTCCTTTAAAGATATCGGCCCTTTTCCAAGCCGTTGGTTCTGTTTTATTTCAGATAATAAATCATTTGCCTTAGATTCCGTCCAACCATGAGAAGCCCAACCAACCGGTTCTTCAAAATCTTTTCCATCAAATCTATATCTGATGCTAAAATATCGATCTAATTTTCGTTTATATTTTCTTTCCTTATGTTCATAAAATCGTACTCCGGGATAATTTGTCTTGATCTTCTTATCTTTAGCCATAAATGAGCCCCCAACATTCCCCCAAACTTGGTAATGCTTTGATAAGATTCGAATACTGTAACGTTTTACAAACACCCCACCCAACCTTTTTCAGTAAGAATCTAATTTAAAATCAGCAAAATAGAAGGAAAAAGGATTTTCTCCCGCTTGACAAAATAGTGTAACGCTATTGTTTTTTCCCCTATATTCTCAAAGAATTACAGAAACAAAAGCCGCATAGCGAATCACGTTTCACAAATGACAGACGCCCACTGGACGCAAAGGTGATTCAGGAAGAGGTGCCGATAGGATGGTGATGACGGGAGTCCTGATACGACTCCCGCCGGGGCTTTGGGATGTTAAATGAGGGGCAGATCGGATAGGAACTCAAGCGCAAGGTTGAGGTCGATAAGGCTGTGATTCAGTTCTTTTGCCTTGTCCCGGCAATCGGTGCAGACCTCCTTGAATTTGCGCATGTCCCCGCGGGTATGGACATAGATTTGCTCGATTGCTTCGGGTTCAAAATCTTTGTACTCCAGAATAAAATCTTCCACGACGATCGGGTAGAGAACGAGCGTTTTAAGTCGGCTCAGGATATCCGGATGTTCGCTCGACAGATATGTTCTGACCTTGGGCAGTCCGGCAAATACGATGGGAACCCCGGCATCGATAATGCGTTTCAGATAGGGCCATGCCCGGCGATCCAGATCATTGCTCTCGTCCATGACAATAAAAAATCCGGACAGGCTGCAGATCTGTTTCAAATGACGCGGTGTCCTCCGGTAGGTGGCTTTCACGTCATAATTCAATTCCTGAAGGATGGATGCCGGCAGTTCGTGGATATTGAAAAGCGTCTCCACCCGGACCCCCCGGAGTTTCTGAGGCTGGATCAGGTTTAAAAATCGACTCTTGCCGACGCCATAATCGCCTTCGATGAGCACGCTCTGTCCGCGGTAGATTCGATTGTAGATCGCCGCCAGATAGGAAACGCGGCGTTTGTCATTGATGAACGTCTCTTTTCGTTTCATGTTGTCTGTCCCATAAAGAGGCGTACGGCGCCACATGATTCCTTCGCTGATGGCGTTCACAGTCCAGCATAAAAGCGTTGAACAGGGCCGTTCCGATTTTTTTCGGGGATTGCATCAGCTTTCCGGCATAGCCGTCATACCGGGTTTTGTTATGTTTAAAAATCTCTTCAGCTACGGCAAGCGTCAGTCCCTTGCGGTGTTTTTCGATCAACACGGCTCTTTCCACCACCATGTTCTGCTGCTCCAGAAAGGCCGTTATCCGCTCGACCTCGTTGGCTTCAAATGTCAATTCCGATGACTTCGGCGGTTTTTCATAGGGCTTCTGCCGAAGGGCTTCGCCGATCAGCATGCCGTCGGATTTGTATTCAAAGATGAAAAGTTTGTCTTTCAGATCCGAGACATATACCGGTGTGCCCTTATGCCGGCTAAAATGTTCGGAGCCCACAGCCACGTAGTATTTCTGATTGTTTAACGTGATGGTCCCTTTTTTCGATACGGTGACCTTGATCTTCTTGAACCCGTATTTCATGACCGCCTTGACGTGCGACGGCGCAAAAGAAAGCGTGGAGGCCTTGTCCAAAAATGACGCCATGTTCTGGGCCGGAACCCAGGATGCCGTCTTTCCGTCATGGGCAAAATAGTGCCGCGTCGTGTTGTGCTCTTGTCGGTAGGCCTCGATGATGCGTTTTTGGCGGAGTTCATGAAGGCCGATATCCAGAAAGGTCACCGTGATTTTCTCTTTTTTCCGGTTGCTGAAGAGATACCCCGGCTCGGTTTTTACGATGCGGTCCGCAAAGGCTTTGATGATCCGGATTTCGAAATTGTGAAGGCTGCGATGGGAGGATTCCAGATGGGCCTTGTCCCGGGGCGTCCGGGCTCTTGCAAAATCCGGTTCCAGATAGAAACCGTCAGGCTGAGAGTATTCTGTATTCAGTGCAGTGATCACGCGCTTCAAATTTAAAAATCCACCGGCATTGTCCGGGCGGAGACGGATTTTCTTTCGGGGAAACGGGGTGCTCAACAGAAATTGCTCAAATAGATCGACCGCATTCAGGCTTGTTTCGGAAAAATAGATATCCAAAACAAACAGGTAGCGTGACCGGGTATCGTAAAATTCGATCACCTGGGGTTTTCGCCACATGCCGTTCTGATCCCGTACCTTGAGATATCGAAAAGCACTTCCGTCAACCTGTATCAGATCGAATACGGATTCAGATTTGAAGCAGTGTTTTGGCGGTTTTTCTTCACCAAAATCCGGTTGATCCAGATACCGCTGGAGGCCTTCTGCCTTGACCAGCCGCCTCAGTGCCGAAAGCGAGATGGGCCGGCCAAATTCCTCTTCAAGCCACCGATGGTAATTTTTGATCGTTCGGGCCTTTTGGGTGATAAAAATAAACCCCTGGCTTGAAGGGTCGCTCGAGGCTTTGACCATTTCGATAAACCGGTGTTTCATCCGCTCATCGATGGAACGTCTTCGCCCGCTGCATCTGCGCCCCTCCATAATCCCCTTGCCTGCCAGTAAAAGCGGTTCGGGGATGATGCCGGTCTTCCGGTATTGGTCCATGTAGTATTTTTTGGCCCGGCGTCTGGCGGACCCGCGTTTGTTCATGATCTTTTTGTGCAGCAGGATTAAAAACTGATCATCCAGGGGTAACCGATCCATATTACGGCTTCTCGCTTTTGGATATTTTGTATAGAATCTTGTCCCGGATCACCCGGTTCCAGAGTAAAGCGGCCTGCCTCGAGGTGCTTTGCCACTGGTCATTTTGCGCCAGCCTGACCTGCTCCAGCATCGCCATGACCGCCTGGCGGTAATCATCGCTGATAATGGACGTCCGGTTGGCGGGATCTGCGGTTCTGCCGGCATCGGAAACGAGCCTGCAGATATTTTTGGCCGTGAGCGCCATTCCGGATGCTAAAAATTGGCGCCAGATGTTGCGCTGTTCAAGCGGTGTCAGCGGTACCAACGGCCGGACCTGGGATTCGTTTTCGGGCAAAATGTCCCCGATTGGGGAAAGATTCTCAATGACACGATAGGCCTCGATGAAACGGTGGGCGTGGGATTTTCCCATGGACCAGCGATCCTTGACATATGCCTCAAAGGTCTTGAAACCAAGAAGCCGGTACAGGCGGTTTTCTCGAATCTCGTACAGCGCTTTGCCGATGACATAGAAACTGCGCCGGTTACGATCAATAATGGCCTCCAGTTCACTCAACCGATCGGCTGTCATCTTCTCCTTTTGCATACTCAAGGGGTGCCGATCTGCTGCAGCATCTGCTTCAATGCGCCGCTTCTATCCTCATGGCGCGGGATCTCTTTCAGCAGTCGCTTCAGATAACGAACGCTCTCGACAAAATCGCTTCCATTGACGATCATCACCAGGTCGATGGTATTGAAGTTCCGCTCGCACCGGAAACACCTCGCCAGATTGGTTGCCTGCCGGGTTGCCGTATTGAATTCGTTGCAAACAGGGCAGAGAAACCGAAGCTGGCCCTCCCGCCTTTTAGCCGCCATCCGCAGGTGGTCTTGAATCAGATCGTCTACGGGGATGCCGTTTCGTAATTCAAACAACTCCCGGGCTGAAAATCGTCGCCTCATCATTCACCTCCATCCTGTACGTTGAAAAAAATTCCGTTTGCCGGGCTCTTTTTCCGACGGTCCAACGATAGGCCAACGACCCGCTCCAAGTCGATTGCGTCTTAAATACCGGATTCGATTATTTTGTCAGTATCATTATTATCTACAGTGGGTTATGTGCCTAATGCGTCTTGAAAATCCGAATGGATTACTTTGTCGCTATTTAGGTTTATTACAGGCTGTTATATTCCTTATGCGTCTTAAAAACACCTCCGGAACACTTTCAGGATCGCCGCGTCGATCGAACGTTCGACAACCGTTTTTGGCGGGCGGCAAACCTGAATCGAGGCGCACTCGTGCCAGAATCTGCTCGATCAAATAATCGATAATGATCAGATTTCTTTCGCCGAGTTCATCTTGTAAAATATCACGGGGAAGCTGAAGGTTGATTCGGCTGCCGGACAAATATCCACCCTGATCAGGCTCTGGAGGACTGGCAGTTTGTTCAAGCTTCTTACTCAAATAATCGCTTTTGCTGTTGGCACAATGTCTACGATTCCATTCCGCGCATTTTCTGCGATGCCTTTCCTTTCGGCACTCAGGGCTGCAGGTCACCTGCCGGCCTTTTTGGCGCACATCCGGCAAAAACCATTTGCGGCAAATACTGCAGGGGCGCTTTCGGGGGCGACTGTTCGGCATTGTAATTTCTCCATGGACGAATATTTGGGCATGAAATTACAATCCGAATTTCATGGATTGAAAACATCTTTTGAAAACGGCGGGGTATGTGGCGGCGGGGTAGCGGGGTAAGTCGATAAATATTATGGGCGGGGTATTTTGGGGCGGGGTATGAAAAGCGTTACATTATTCCGTCACGAAATTGGTATGTAGGCGTTACACTATTCGGATCTTAGCAATGCTTCCTAATCAAAAAAATAAATAAAGGTTAACAGACAATCTAATTAACTGTCAAATATTATTTAATTATTCAACCTAAGAATTAATCGTTTATTAATTTGAGGCTTTATTGAGGTAATAAAAAAGGGACTACGAATCCGTAGGTCGCAAGTTCGAATCTTGCCGGGCGCGCCATAAAATATAAGGGTTTAGCCACATTCGGCTAAACCCTTTTTTTATTTTTGCGTCTGCGCTGTCGGCAGCCCCAAGTGGTTATCTCCGGGGAGAAGCCGCATTGCTATCTCTTTTTCCTTCTGAGTCTCGTTCCTGCAAGGCCCGCTAATCCAGTACCCAATAAGAGCAGGGAACAGGGTACTGGAACTGGTGAAGTGTTTTGCTCTCCATAAATGTTGACAGTGTAATAAAAGGCACCGAGGTCATCAACAGGTTTGAACTGGGGTGATGAAAATTCACTATTGAATGGCCCATAATTTTCATTCTGGAAATATTCCGAGAAATTCTCAAATTTTATAGTGCTTGTAAAGCATTAAAGAAGAAAAAGCGGAACTTTTTTTCTCATATAAAGTATGGATATAATGTTAGACTTCATTTTTAGGAGGTGCAATCCATGCTTGATGGGAAAGGAAAGCCTGATGATAGTGGCTACAAGAGTCCTATAAGGAAGCTGGCTAAATTCTTTGAAAACAGTCGAGATAGCTGGAAGTCCAAATGTCAGGAAGCAAAATACAAGGCCAAGATGCTCCAGAACAAGCTCCGGTATCTTGAGAAGAGAAAAGCTGAGCTAAATAAAAGGGTGAAAAAGCTGGAAGAGGAGCTGCAAGAATATCGGCAAAAAAAAAACGATGACGGATAACGCGATTGAGGCAAAATTCAATCAGAGAGTTGCGTTTCATAAATATTCAGTTGCTCATATCACCCTATTTATTTCATTTGTATTATCCGGCTGTACGAGTCTGAGAGGAGCAAGTCGCGTTATCGGCTCCATGTTATCTTTTTTAGAGCTGGGGCAGCCCGTTCCATCGTGGTACAGCGGTCGCCTGTGGTTGCTTCGTCTCGGGTACTATAAGCTCCATCGTGAACAGGAGTGGGCCGATGATTGGATCTGGATTGTCGACCATACAGTCCAGTCGGGTAGTGAGAAGTGCTTGGTTATTTTAGGTGTCCGTCAAAGCAAGTTACCGGAGAACGAGCTGTATTTATCATATGAAGATGCCGAACCAATTGCCTTGCTACCGGTAACCCATTCCAATGGCGAAATTGTTTACCGGCAACTTACTCAAACTATCGAGAAAACCGGTCCACCCAGAGAAATAATCGGTGATCATGGAACCGACATAAAATCGGGGATTGAAAGATTCTGCCGGGATCATGAACAGACATGCTACATATATGATATCAAACATAAAGGTGCCGCCATACTGAAGCGCGAACTAAAAAATGACCCGCATTGGTCGGAGTTTATTCAATTGGCAGCGCAAACCGGCAAGAAAGTTCAGCAGACCTGTCTATCCGCTTTGGCGCCGCCAAATCAGAGAAGCAAGGCGCGGTATATGAATGTGGATAAACTTGTGAAATGGGGGCAGGAGAAGCTTTGCTATCTGGACATGCTGAAATCCGAGCCTGACGACCGATTCCCTCCTCGGCAGGCTGATGATAAGCTCGGGTGGCTGAACGAATATCGTGATCATCTTACAGAATGGCAGGATCTCATTGAGGTTGTCAAGACGGTGGAAGGCTACATAAAGTTTGTCGGGATATATCACGACAGCCATATCGATTTAAAAGAGGATCCGATCTTTAGCCCGCATACAGACAGGGCAAAGAGAGTCGGTGAGGAACTGCTCACTTTCATAGAGGAACAATCGCTGAAGGCAAAGCCGGGCGAGAGGCTGCTTGGAAGCAGCGAAATCATCGAATCGGTTTTTGGCAAATTGAAAAATTTGGAACAGGATCAAGTAAAAAGCGGTTTCACTGCAATGCTACTCAGCCTTGCAGCGGTTGTCTCAAAAACAAGTGTAACTATTCAGCCCGGTTTTACCGGCTCCTTGAAGTTTAAAGGAGATCGTGTTCTTTGACAGTCGAATCTACTCGTTCAGGAAGTCGGGCAGTTTGCCCTCAAACAAAAGGCGTAATGCAATGCTTGCCCTCACGCCATGCTTTCTGCATGTTGAAAGATAACTTCTTACACGGCAGAAAATAGCCGCACCTTTCATGGAACGAAAGCATCCCGATATCTTTTGCTGGACCTTGGTCATCCGGATATCGTTTTCACCTTGATTGTTGGTGAAAGGAACTCTCTCGTCGTCCATGAATCGGAGCGTCTCATTTTCGTAATCGATGAGCCGCTCAAGAAGGTTTCTTGCCTTTGATCGTTTGAGGCGACCCCGCTTTCCATTTTTTTGGCTTTCATCCGGTGGCGGACACTCCTTTTGGGCTTCTTCCAGCAGCTTCCTGTACCGGAGTCTGAATTCCAGTGAGGCTCCCGGAGTCAGCTGACCTCCGGCATCATCCACTGCCTTGTTAATCTCCAGAAGCAATGCCCTGGTATCCCTCGCCCACTCCTGATGGTCCTGCTCCCATGCTCTTTGCAATTCCCGCAGATGGTGAGCGTTGCACAAGGCGTGCTCGCAGTCGAACTTGAAATACGGCTTCCAGTGGTCGTGGCAAAGTATCCCATGAAAATTGGGCAGGATTCCCATTTCATTCATTGCATCAACCCCTCTTTTTTCATGAGGAAGGAAATAGGTCCAGTCGTCATTGGAAACACAATGGAGCCAGCGTCTTTTTCCGTCGATATTGATACCGGTTTCGTCGGCATGGCAGACGTCGGAGTTGATCAGCTTTGACCTTGCTATCGCATCGAAGGCTTCAAGCTTTTCATAAGCCTCTTCATTGAAGTTGAAAATCGAGCCGCCGCCGACCGGGATTCCTGCCTGATCCAGAAACGTCTCTTCGATCCGATTATACGGGATCAACTGATACTGGGACAGATAGACCGAATGGGCTTTTAGGTTGATGCCGTATTGAACGGGTCGATTCACACCCTCGGGGAACGGGGCTGTATATCGCTTGCCGTTGGCATCCTCAAGAATTTGTGCCCGGTATTCTGTTACGATCTGCGAGATGTCGATATCGATAACCTGTCTGGCGTCATATCCCGCCTCCTTATAGTTTCCTTTGGGCAAGGTGGCGGGATCCAATGGGATGTCCTTGATGACATCAGGCTTTTCAACCCTTTTCAGGGTTGTACCGTTGTGTCCGGGTTGGCCGCCGCGCTTGTTTGCGCCGGGAGCTTTTTCCTTCTTCTTCCGATTCGGATCAGATGCCGGCGGTTTGCTGCTGTTACTGCTGTTGAGCCCCAAACGATTCAGCAATAGCGCCACGAGAAGCAGCAAAAGTTCGACGGCTGCTTTCAGGGCAGGAGATACGTTTTGATCCTCGCCCAGCAAGCGCCTTGTATTTTTGACCGTTTCTTCGACATCTATTGCGTTTAACTTCACTCATCACCTCGGAAATTCTGAGCCTGAATGAAGTTACTATAACACAGGTTTTTTGAACGGGTTTTTTCGCTCGACGTTCCATTTTATCGGATTTTATTTTTCTTGTCAGGGTCAGGGACTATCGCCTAAGATTCTCGATCCAGGGACTCTTTGCTTAAGCCTGATGCCTCAAAAATAGGCTGTTCTGAACTTCTAAAAGAAAATTCAAATTTTCACGAAAAGGCCTGTCAAGAAAAAAATGCGTCAATTTTAAGTTTTTTGCTGAATAGTTACAAACAAGTCATGATGTCATCCAAAAGGCGCTTGAAACAGTTCCAACGAAAAAAGTGTTCGAATGGTATAAAAAGAATATCGGTCAATCTGTTCAATCGAAAAGGAAGGAGATCATGTCAATAGCCAGAAAGACGGAACAAAAATGGGATCAAAATACTACCGTTTTTCTAAACTGATTTTCATCAGCCCACTTCTTATCCATGACCTTTTGCACTTACCATCGGGTTAATTCTTTCAGCAGCCAGAAAGACGGAACAAAAATGGGATCAAAATACTACCGTTTTTCTAAACTGATTTTCATCAGCCCACTTCTTATCCATGACCTTTTGCACTTACCATCGGGTTAATTCTTTCAGCCAACTCCGGCAGCGTTGCCTGCGTACTACGGTTGATATTGAGATTTCGGATATTTTCGTTCATGCGCTTGAGAGATTTCCTACTGACAGCAGGATTGAATCCTGTGAATAAAAGCTTGCGGAATTATTTCCGCCTGTTCCTTTGACGCTCACCACAAACGCTCCTTACGTCGAGAACAAGATCGGGCCGCCCCCGCCTGCGACGGAGATGATTGATGAACCGCAGCGTCGGACCCCGGGAGACAATCCAACGTTCAAGCCGAAACTTGCCTGGGAAGTTCATGAGCCCGATCCCGATGATGATCGTCAGCACGCCTTGCCCCGGCAGCACCAGCATGACAATGCCCGCCATGACAAACACGCCCCCGATTACGTTTTTCACAATCCGGAGCAACAGCCATGCGAATGGGGAACGATGCCGGGTCCTGGATCTACTGGGGCGCTTTTGTCCGGCAAAGTAGTCTGCCGGAATCTGGATTACCAACCACGGAACAATGGCCAGAGCCGCTATGAATGTCACCAATGAAGCGCCCGCTATCCCCCATAAAATTGTCTCATGCGTCTGGATCCATCCGAGCATA harbors:
- a CDS encoding CHC2 zinc finger domain-containing protein, whose amino-acid sequence is MMRRRFSARELFELRNGIPVDDLIQDHLRMAAKRREGQLRFLCPVCNEFNTATRQATNLARCFRCERNFNTIDLVMIVNGSDFVESVRYLKRLLKEIPRHEDRSGALKQMLQQIGTP
- a CDS encoding PGPGW domain-containing protein, which produces MLGWIQTHETILWGIAGASLVTFIAALAIVPWLVIQIPADYFAGQKRPSRSRTRHRSPFAWLLLRIVKNVIGGVFVMAGIVMLVLPGQGVLTIIIGIGLMNFPGKFRLERWIVSRGPTLRFINHLRRRRGRPDLVLDVRSVCGERQRNRRK
- a CDS encoding VPLPA-CTERM sorting domain-containing protein — its product is MKFENFSEYFQNENYGPFNSEFSSPQFKPVDDLGAFYYTVNIYGEQNTSPVPVPCSLLLLGTGLAGLAGTRLRRKKR
- the tnpC gene encoding IS66 family transposase — its product is MKLNAIDVEETVKNTRRLLGEDQNVSPALKAAVELLLLLVALLLNRLGLNSSNSSKPPASDPNRKKKEKAPGANKRGGQPGHNGTTLKRVEKPDVIKDIPLDPATLPKGNYKEAGYDARQVIDIDISQIVTEYRAQILEDANGKRYTAPFPEGVNRPVQYGINLKAHSVYLSQYQLIPYNRIEETFLDQAGIPVGGGSIFNFNEEAYEKLEAFDAIARSKLINSDVCHADETGINIDGKRRWLHCVSNDDWTYFLPHEKRGVDAMNEMGILPNFHGILCHDHWKPYFKFDCEHALCNAHHLRELQRAWEQDHQEWARDTRALLLEINKAVDDAGGQLTPGASLEFRLRYRKLLEEAQKECPPPDESQKNGKRGRLKRSKARNLLERLIDYENETLRFMDDERVPFTNNQGENDIRMTKVQQKISGCFRSMKGAAIFCRVRSYLSTCRKHGVRASIALRLLFEGKLPDFLNE
- a CDS encoding GTPase, with the protein product MKRKETFINDKRRVSYLAAIYNRIYRGQSVLIEGDYGVGKSRFLNLIQPQKLRGVRVETLFNIHELPASILQELNYDVKATYRRTPRHLKQICSLSGFFIVMDESNDLDRRAWPYLKRIIDAGVPIVFAGLPKVRTYLSSEHPDILSRLKTLVLYPIVVEDFILEYKDFEPEAIEQIYVHTRGDMRKFKEVCTDCRDKAKELNHSLIDLNLALEFLSDLPLI